One part of the Magallana gigas chromosome 5, xbMagGiga1.1, whole genome shotgun sequence genome encodes these proteins:
- the LOC105318853 gene encoding uncharacterized protein, translating to MGGSPSSQRVKFEDERRRYIQKSIKRAAKGQDDDIDGIPARQSNITINPAAEDYPFENLVFEGGGIKTISYIGVIKALSDANILKNIDRFGGSSTGAYIGLLLALECSTEEIEKILLRNPRTFYESWACCISCKLFSNYGWQPYENEFDFMGKIIEEKLGEKDATFLDLYVKTKKELCVVISNISHKEEEYMHVKTTPNLPLREAVRMSTSYPGFFRPVIYQQNGVDCYMVDGGLVSNYPVHCFDGWWLSMEPEDSFFNKLHEIFDTPSIIGKRDRFNLRGDERDRTLGVLLYSDTDDDLYRSYFKHSSEYDIVQFPDTPLGRKARYNQRLRREELSVKEAFRRLIQAMRKRNITANVSIPVPTLREILADEKFTSRHRETIFGKNCTVDDIIQRFDTHNSGWTNEKFIKLMEGLCFDILRGKFLGEVTEIKDAFSYGSSVLEAATRTCERMHFNHDVLVRTMGIDTHHIGTFTKELKVEDKDFVVQSAFDDTMSFLRKYAKNMKDPSASSSIPLQSFVPTSDVSVVYNHEEFQQDADMTYATVGIRGVPN from the exons ATGGGAGGCTCGCCATCTTCACAACGTGTTAAATTTGAGGACGAAAGAAGGAGATACATACAGAAATCTATTAAAAGGGCAGCAAAGGGTCAAGATGATGACATCGACGGAATTCCAG CACGACAGTCTAATATAACCATTAACCCGGCAGCAGAAGATTATCCCTTTGAAAATCTCGTGTTTGAGGGCGGAGGAATCAAGACAATTTCGTACATCGGCGTTATAAAG GCCCTTTCTGATGCCAACATTTTGAAGAACATTGACAGATTTGGTGGATCAAGTACCGGGGCGTACATTGGGTTACTGCTGGCCCTTGAATGTTCAACAGAAGAAATAGAGAAGATATTGCTAAGAAATCCCAGGACATTTTATG AGTCATGGGCGTGTTgcatttcttgcaaattgttttcCAACTATGGGTGGCAGCCATATGAAAATGAATTCGACTTCATGGGCAAGATAATCGAGGAAAAGCTGGGCGAGAAGGACGCCACATTTCTTGAC TTGTATGTAAAGACAAAGAAGGAGTTATGCGTAGTCATATCGAATATCAGCCATAAAGAGGAAgaatacatgcatgttaaaaCAACACCTAACCTACCATTAAGGGAGGCTGTGCGCATGTCCACGTCATATCCGG GATTCTTCCGACCCGTGATATACCAGCAGAATGGGGTGGACTGTTACATGGTGGATGGGGGGCTTGTTTCCAATTATCCTGTCCATTGCTTCGAtg GGTGGTGGTTGTCTATGGAACCAGAAGATTCATTCTTCAACAAACTGCACGAGATTTTTGACACCCCAAGCATTATTGGGAAGAGGGATAGATTCAACCTACGGGGGGATGAGAGAGACAGGACTCTTGGGGTTCTTTTG TATAGTGATACAGACGATGATTTGTATAGATCATACTTCAAACACAGCTCGGAATACGACATTGTCCAATTCCCGGATACACCATTAGGAAG AAAAGCCAGGTATAACCAGCGGTTGAGACGAGAAGAACTGTCAGTGAAGGAGGCGTTCAGACGTCTGATTCAG GCCATGAGGAAAAGGAACATTACAGCCAACGTGTCCATCCCAGTACCCACACTGAGGGAAATATTGGCGGAT gaAAAATTTACAAGTCGGCATAGAGAAACCATATTTGGAAAGAACTGCACGGTTGACGATATAATACAGAGGTTTGATACGCACAACAGTGGATGG ACAAATGAAAAGTTTATAAAGCTTATGGAAGGTTTATGCTTCGACATTCTTCGCGGAAAGTTCTTGGGAGAAGTGACTGAAATCAAGGATGCGTTTTCCTACGGCTCGAGCGTCCTAGAGGCTGCTACTAGGACGTGTGAAAGGATGCAtttcaat CATGACGTTCTGGTAAGGACCATGGGCATTGATACCCACCACATTGGTACATTTACAAAGGAACTGAAAGTAGAGGATAAGGACTTTGTTGTTCAA TCTGCTTTTGACGACACCATGAGCTTTCTGAGGAAGTACGCCAAAAACATGAAGGACCCGAGTGCGTCGAGTTCTATCCCTTTACAATCCTTTGTACCGACTAGTGATGTTTCTGTTGTATACAACCATGAAGAGTTTCAACAGGACGCCGATATGACGTACGCAACCGTAGGGATACGAGGCGTGCCAAACTGA
- the LOC105318854 gene encoding dnaJ homolog subfamily C member 9, translated as MPGLLDICQDLFGSNDLYEILGVKKESTAKEVKKGYHKVSLRVHPDRVSPEEKEEATKKFQALGRVYSILSDENKRGVYDETGDVDDDESDVTRDRDWSDYWRLLFKKVSVDDIKTFEKDYKDSAEELDDLKSAYLENEGNMDDIIDTVLCATIDDEPRFTKILKGLIKKKEIPDFPAFSKEGKSKKNARKRKHEAEAEEAELEAKKLGLNGEGSLQALILKKQQSRGAAADDFFSQLEAKYSKPQKGGGKRKGKK; from the exons ATGCCCGGATTACTAGATATATGTCAGGATTTGTTCGGGTCAAATGACTTATATGAAATACTCGGTGTTAAGAAGGAATCTACAGCTAAAGAGG tGAAAAAAGGATATCACAAGGTGTCACTCAGAGTTCATCCCGATCGTGTATCGCCTGAGGAAAAGGAAGAGGCGACCAAAAAGTTTCAAGCCCTTGGTCGAGTGTACAGCATCCTATCCGATGAAAATAAGAGAGGCGTTTATGACGAAACAG GTGATGTTGACGATGACGAGAGTGATGTCACACGAGACAGGGACTGGAGTGATTACTGGAGGTTACTCTTTAAGAAGGTGTCAGTAGATGACATCAAGACATTCGAAAAAGACTACAAAG ATTCAGCTGAAGAACTGGACGATCTGAAATCAGCGTACCTAGAAAATGAAGGAAACATGGATGATATCATTGACACAGTCCTGTGTGCAACCATTGATGATGAACCAAGATTtacaaagattttaaaaggcttgataaagaaaaaggaaattCCAGATTTTCCAGCTTTCTCCAAAGAAGGAAAATCTAAAAAGAATGCTAGAAAGAGAAAG cATGAAGCAGAGGCAGAGGAGGCAGAGTTAGAGGCCAAGAAGCTAGGTCTGAATGGGGAGGGGTCCCTCCAGGCCCTCATCCTGAAGAAACAGCAGTCCCGGGGGGCCGCAGCGGACGACTTCTTCTCTCAGCTAGAGGCCAAGTATAGCAAGCCCCAGAAAGGGGGTGGCAAACGGAAGGGCAAGAAGTGA